The DNA sequence gatttttatatcaaaaaaccggtttttacacaaaaaaaagttatttttacaCCTAAAAACCATTTTTTACACAAAATTTTTTCACATACAAAAACccaaatttttttacttttttttttaaaattaatttttgtaatctaaattaattttttttctttctaaataattttttctttcaaatgcAACTCCCTTCGCCCTTCCCCTGTAGCCTAACTGCCTAAGAAAGAAACAAGTGCAACTCAAGAATTGGATATAGTTTATGTACAATACTCTTGATGCAAAAAAGAAAGTGAAAAATCAAGCTCAAAAGACCCAGACTAGCAAGTTTTGGTGAGTATAGCTTCAACACTAAGGATCTGTGTCATGGCTCTGAAGCATCTCAACCACTTGGCTCATAGTTGGTCTTGCATCTTTGTCTTCCTCTACACATTTCAAAGCCACTGCAAGTCTGCAACTAAGACCTTCATCTTATTCACAAAAATGACATTCCAACTGCTATAATTGTTGATACCAATGTCCCCATCCAAAATTGACATTGCAACTGCTATAAGTTGTGCCTCAAAGTCTCAAACAAACCAAcgtaaacataagcataaacataaacataaacatAAGCAAGTCTAATCATATATGGAAAAGCAAGTCTAATATCTTTACCATCTAAGTGTTTAGAACAtaactaaagaaaacataaacaatccaaACTTTCTAGTCATCTTCAAGTGCAATTGAACCTGGACCACTGAACAAGTAATGTCCTCTGATAAAATCAAatctgtaaaaaaaaaaactataattataaatttaaaaaatttataaagacTAATggaataatttaattaattttattcatcaTTTGAATCtacataattaattttattcaatttacCTTGCTCGACCTTTTCAAGCTCTTCGAAATTCTCAGGTgcaagagaagagaaaaaatctCCTTTAAGCCAATCTTCGGTACATACAAGGGCTTCTATCATCTTAGGAGTCAATGAGCTACGATATTGATCGATGATTCTTCCCCCCATACTAAAAGCAGACTCGGAAGCTACTGTTGAAACTGGTATAGCCAATATGTCCCGTGCCATATTTGCTAGGATGGAAAACCGATTCGAGTTAGCCTTCCACCATCCTAGAATATCCAAAGGCTTATCATCTGGCTCACAGTCTTCATTCAAATAACGATCAAGCTCAGATTTAAGATTGGATTTGCGACCGGTTGATCGACGATATAACCCCATATCATAAATGTCTTTGGCTTTATCACTTGCACTCGGTTGGGAGAGGGTATCATCTTGGTTTCCTTCATCTGCAccttgatataaattataaagtgAATAAAGACAAGAAGACAACTTTGTCTTCAATTCACCGCCCACTTCCACACCAAAAGAATTAACTAGGCACCACTCAACATAATCCAACTTATGGCAGGGATCTAGAACTACGGCAATTAACAACAACATGTTAATAGTTTTTGCATTTCCCCAATACTTGTTGTATTTTGCTTTCATCTTACTTGCCATAAGACTTATGCtcaaatcatcatcatcacgaTATTGTTGAATCCTCCTTCCAAGAGCAAACACTTCTTTCATGTATAAGTTACTAGTGACATAAGAGGATCCAGAGATGCGAAGTGTAGCATCgtaaaacatctctaaaaatggTAAGACGGACTTAGCATAATCCCAATCTTGAAATGAAGGTACCCCTCTTCCCTTGTTTAATTCTTCAACAAATTTTTTGTCTTGCATCTCTAATAGCTCAAATGCCTTCTGATGCTTTAAGGCTGCTACTAACATTAAGTATGTAGAGTTCCATCGCGTTTCAACATCTAGGCAAACAAGAGTCTTATGTGGAATATTCTCTTGTGCAATACATGCCTTAAACCTAGTTAATCTTGAATTTGAAGATCTGACATACTTCACAGCATCTCGAATTTTGGCGACTGAATCATCAATCTCCTTCAATCCATCCTTCACAATCAGGTTTAAAATATGCGCACAACACCGCATATGGAGATACTCTCCATTCAAAACTGAACTCTTCCAAGAATTTAGTCTTCTTTGTAAATACATAACTCCTACATCGTTAGACGATGCATTATCAACTGTCAAACTCAAAATCTTGTTCAACTTCCAGCTATTCAAGCAAGCTTCAACATTTTGAGCCATAATCTCTCCCGTGTGGCCGGTGACTTGGcaaaaatttagtattttttttgcAACTTCCAGTCCACATCGATGAAATGAGCAGTCAAACACATATACGCCATATTCTGACACGAACTCCAGTTATCAGTTGTAAGACAAACTCTTCCTCCGTATTTGGAAAAGTATTTTTGAAGTTGAACCTTCTTTGTTTCATGGAGCACCAAGATGTCACGTGCCAATGTAAAACGTGAAAGAGTATTGAATCCTGGTTGCAAGGCCGCTGAATATTCTTTAAAACCTTGACTTTTTACAAATCGAAAAGGAAGCTCCTCGCGAACAAACATTGATATCAATTTTTCTCGAGCATATTCTGCATCAAACCTACCCACTTGTGCTTCTGGGCTAGGCGATGTGCCTGTTTTCTGTCGTTTGCCTCTATCTGAACCGGGATTGCTTATGCAAATCTTTAAATGTGATCTCATTGCACTTGTTCCATTCCCGCACTTGATCACTTTTAAACAGTGTTGATATTGAGCCTTACTTTCATCATCAGGGGTTCTCTTGAAGTGCTCCCAAACTATTGATCAATTTTTGCGCTCAGATGATGTGGTTGGGAGAGGAGGTAATGTAGAAGTCGAATGCTCTGCAGACTCTGAAATGGGAACATCACGATCGGCTACCTCATTCTGAAAAAGAAGCCATAAAATCTAATTATTAAATACTTTAACAATATTAAATCtgtaaatatatacaaattaaaaggACATAGGATAAGTTGGAGAAAATAATACTTTGCTGCATAATGGTAAAGAATCCTTTATACacatgaagaaaaaaattacataGGATATAAAAGTCAGGAAACTAAAACTGTAAATACATAGAAGTTAACAATCAACTTGTTATATGGTACACCAGCCAGTCATGCATCATCAGATATCTACTGATTTGATCAAAGTTTCGATTCTTGTGTGGTAAAAACCTACTGCATAAATGAAGAATAGGATAAAAGGGGAAAAATTGAAGGAACATAGGAGCTGCATTGATGAATAGAAGGGCAACAACCGATGCAACTTGCATTCTTAGATCACATACATATACATAGTAATGAATCATTTGAATTCATCATGATTTCCTAAACCCTAACAATCcattttgttcttgtttatcATCAGAGTCGTACAACCTTATCATTccatttctttttcttggtcCAGAACTTGATTTAAAAAGAGCTATCAATATATATACATAGATATATAAGCCTTAAAGACAAAGCAAATAAGAATGTCATCAATATATTCTTCTCCCTGTTGCTATCTTCTACGTAGAAACATAGATAGTGAATTAAAGTTGGAGAAATTAAGATAGAAACAACATGTACACTGGTAGTAATATACACTCACATGTAAGTTACATGAAAATCAATCCACAATAAATAAAACTCCATTGTCAAACCCTTACATAACATCTACACTATTTACATGAACTCACAGAATCCTATAACACTTCAAGAAATTAAGAACCAAGCAAGCATTTTAAAATAAGTAGTGCATCCACTCTTtctcttgaaaatttttcatgtGAAGATTATTTCATCTACTAAATCTTTGAAAATATTCTCTTCTAGTTTGACACTTACACTTTAGTTTCTTTCTTACTCATTGCAAGAAACTGCTGATAAATATCACTTTTGTCACTGAAATAAAAACATCACATCGCACCAAGGGCCCACATTCTAAAATACTGTTGAAATCATCTATTGTCATTGTGTTCTTTTGCTAATCACTACATTGATCTGTCTCTTCATTTTCCTCATAAGACCACAAGAAGCaaagcttttctttttttcttcattcAAGCAACCAAGTATAGCTTTTCTGGAAATTCAGGAACAAAACATATGGCTACTTCTAATCCAGAAATAGGATTTTGTGGATAAATTAAGGTGGGGACTAGTGAAAGCAAGCACTCCTAAGTCCTATACTATACTATACTCCTAAATTGAGTTGTTTCCATTGCCTATACTATAGTTGCTACTTGCTAGAGCGAAAGATTCAAGGTAGTAAataatgataagaaaaagaaggcCAAGGCAGAACACAGTTAATGATTTTCAGAACAAAGTTCTATTTACAACAAAAATCAGAACAACAAAGCCAGAAACATgtataagataagttagttttCTTCAACTAAATAATGATTTTTCATATGATTGCTAATTGAACCAGAGTTAATACACTTCTTACTAAAGTTCTTGAATCAATGTCACCATTTGAAGTGTTTTTATTATCCCTCTTATGCAGCATTGTTCAAATTCATCATTCATCCCTGCAACTTCAACTACTAGTCTATCTAATTCTAATTCCGATAAAAGATTAGGAGATTGGTTGTTGGTTTTATTGATTAGTTAGTTAGTGATTATAGTTAGCCTCAGTAACCATattctgtatatatatatatatatatatatatatatatatatatatatatatatatatatatatatatatatatatatataaccaagTAGCACAATACATATAGAACACTTACGTATTGGCTTAAATCAGCAAGTAGATTTTTTATGAAATCAAGTTTTAGGGGGGTTCAATTTGAAAATTCATACACTGTATATAACACAACTAGCGCTAcatatatactatatatattatgGTACATGCAtgaaccaaaaaaaataataaatgagcATGGCAATCAGTTCATCAAGGATTCAACTACTACTTAgtttaattagatatttttcaACAAAAAGTGAACCACAGTGAAGAAGAAACTTACAGCAGGATCCATTGAAATGGAGAGTTCAAATGTTCAATACTGAGAGATTTTAAAATCTGCACATTCAATCCATTGAAGTGAAGAAGTCAGTATACTCATGAAGGAACAAAACAGAacaaatcaacaaaaaagaaaataccCAGATAACAAATAACCCAGATAAAACTCAGAATTCAGAACCAAGGGCAAGGATGAGGCTTACCTCAATTGATGAGCATGGGCTCCGACGAGCCACcaacaaaagaagaagagaaccgAAAAGAGAGAAGACAAAGTCGCGAATGGAGGTCGAGGCAGAGAGACAGAGTCTCGAATCAAAGTGAAGACGGAAGACTCGAACTCGAAGAGGTAGAGGCCGACGAACCACCGGCGAGCTCCGACGAGaggcagagaagaagaaatgttGACGGTGGCGATTCCGCGATTGGCGAAGAGTGGATTTGTTTTTGTTGAAGAGGATTTGTCGAAGAGGAGAAGAAGTGAAATTaggttttattttaatttggttAACCGGTTTTAACCGGTTAAAAACcggttttttttatttggttttggttaacctattttgaaaaatatggatatggtttttaaaattgttttataaAACTGGTTAACCAAAATGTAGTTATGGTTTTTTAACCGGTTAACCacattttggtttttttttgcACACCCCTATTGTTGTTGTTCCTGTGCCCTCATATATTGCCGAGACATTTCTTCAATTGCACTATGAATTTGGCTTAAATCCATTGTGCTAGGGGCTTATCCCTCTTCTATTTGTGGCCCAGAGGCTCGCCCTTCTTCTATTTGTGGTCTCCTTCTTCTCTCACTCTGCTCGTTAGTGGCACCTTCTATTCTCTGCCTGGTGAGTGCCCTTCCATCCTGTACCCAATCTGTGTCTGAATCTTCAAAAAGCACCCTGCTCTATTGCACAAACACAATATGGTACTTGGGTGGCCAAGTTTGGCTGACTTGCTATTGCTTTCAGCCATCTCTTGGACGCTATCTGCAATTAGTTGAGGGACATTTATTTCTCCTCTTTTGAGTATGCAGTGTACTGTGATTGCTCTTCTTACGGTAAATTCCAGTGGGGAGGATTGATCTCCTCGCTATTTTGTACCAATCTTTGGCCTCAGGTGAGAGATCCATCCTTTTTAGGTGGCATGGATCCCCATTTAAATCCCTCTCCCAATCTTTTCCATCCAGACATATATCATTTATGAGCTCATTAGGTTCATTCTCACTACGATTGCTCTGAAGGGTATTATTCTTATTTGCAGAACCCGCATGATTATAACTAGATTGAAGTCCACTTCCACTCCCCTCACATAACTTTTGTAGGGGGTTCAGTTTTGCTTTGTCTCGCcacatttgcatagaactcccttaTTATAGTTGCACTTATGTCTGTGAGGGGTTCACAGAGGAGTTCCCATCTTTTTCTTTAAATGATTTTCCTCATTATGGGATACTAACCATCCTTCATTCTAAATCTGACCTCTaggattattttattttcctccATCCAACCATGATATTAGCGCTCATGAAACTGAGATTTAAATCTCCTATTATCAAAAGTGGGTGGTTCGGCTTCAATTGGttgctttccttttcttcttctggAACTTGACGAAGCCATTTGAATTGAGAACGGGATGTAACAAGAAAATGTTGATTAGAGCACGGCTTAAGGTGTGAGAATGAGAGAATGACCACAGTATGATGTTCTTCGTTGAAAGAAAAATGATGTAGATTATATGGAAAGAGTATGTGAATAAGATACAGGTGTGTGAGCATCAGAAGTGTTACTGGCCAATTTGTAGCAAGGATATGAGTTGTTAAGAAAAAATAAGGAGTTGATGGCTCAGTCATATTGAAATGAAGGGTGAAGATGTTATTGAGAGCAAGGGAATGGACGGTATGCATGTGGAGTTGAGTAAGGACAAGGATCACCTCTTCATTGAGCACATGGGTTCGGTTTTCCAGGTGATGAGCTCTTCCCCACCATTGTGCAGATGTGTGCTTCCCAAGATTTCATTTCCAAGCACATGTCACATGCTATTCACCTTTATGATTAACCGTACAGCATGGCCTTGTCACTTCTCACAATCTTCTCCTCTTCATACTTATCCACCCTAGTAGAACAACAAAATTCAAGTTCTAAGAGGTGGCAGATAGCAAGTCAACattaataaatatatgaataaaattgAAAACTTTGGCTAAGTATTCCTTATACATGACAAACTAACCGTGACACATGTCAGTAAACCTAATTTTGgtggacaccaaacttgtttTATATCAAATAGTTCATGTGAACTCCAATTTAATTTCTGTCACTGTTAGTTTATTCATCATATGTTAGTTTATTCATCATAAGGaacattttattttctactttagCATAAATTCAAAACTGATGCAGAACATGGTTTATCTTTTCATGAAATTTAGCTCTAGAGCAAATTCGACTTTCTTTAAACTCATAGCATATgtagaacaccaaacttaatgtttggctATATACTGcaaaaaaataaatgagtatATATCCTAGATGGTTATATGATAATCATGCTTGGAAAACTATTTTGGGGTGCCTtcaggcacaccaaacttaggaatCAGGCATATGCTACGAAGTGCTATATGCAATCATAAAATTTAACTATGAAAGCTTGAATTCATGCTATGAAAAAATCATTAATTATTGG is a window from the Arachis stenosperma cultivar V10309 chromosome 3, arast.V10309.gnm1.PFL2, whole genome shotgun sequence genome containing:
- the LOC130966364 gene encoding zinc finger BED domain-containing protein RICESLEEPER 2-like; its protein translation is MAQNVEACLNSWKLNKILSLTVDNASSNDVGVMYLQRRLNSWKSSVLNGEYLHMRCCAHILNLIVKDGLKEIDDSVAKIRDAVKYVRSSNSRLTRFKACIAQENIPHKTLVCLDVETRWNSTYLMLVAALKHQKAFELLEMQDKKFVEELNKGRGVPSFQDWDYAKSVLPFLEMFYDATLRISGSSYVTSNLYMKEVFALGRRIQQYRDDDDLSISLMASKMKAKYNKYWGNAKTINMLLLIAVVLDPCHKLDYVEWCLVNSFGVEVGGELKTKLSSCLYSLYNLYQGADEGNQDDTLSQPSASDKAKDIYDMGLYRRSTGRKSNLKSELDRYLNEDCEPDDKPLDILGWWKANSNRFSILANMARDILAIPVSTVASESAFSMGGRIIDQYRSSLTPKMIEALVCTEDWLKGDFFSSLAPENFEELEKVEQDFEAQLIAVAMSILDGDIGINNYSSWNVIFVNKMKVLVADLQWL